In Desulfosporosinus youngiae DSM 17734, the genomic stretch GTTTAGAAAGAAACCAGCATTCGCTGATCCGCTGTGAAACTCTATTTCCATATCCAAAAAAGACAGAGCAGCTCCAGCACTATTCATGTATCTTAGCAATTCGCCGATTTGAGCGTTACCCTTCCGCTGAAGCTGGCGTAGCAACTGTCCCTTGCTACTTATGTCCGGCTTGCCAGCGAAGTCCCCAATGGAATTCCTGGTCCAGATCTCTATGACCCTTAAAAAATTGAACTAATCGTTTAACGCTTAAAGTTTGGTCATTCACATTTTCTATCAGGGCAATGGCACACATCCTCTGAGCTGTACTATATTCATCCAGGGCGACAACAATGTCCGGGCCATTAGGTTGCTTTAAGGTAACAACCCCATCAGCTTGACTCCAATCGGCGATACCTTCATAAATAAATGTATAGACCAAGATCCGTTTTATCTTTGCCAGCTCATTCCCATTGATCCTTAAGTTTTCCCCTCTCGAAACAGCTCCGGTCCGATCGTCCCCATCCAAGGCAACATAGGGCGGTTTATTAAGCTTGCCAAAGGAATTTCCCAAGGCCTGGACCACGCCAATGGTCCCATCTTTAAGTTCATACAAACAACCCAAGTCCAAGTCGATTGACTTAGCACCACTCCCCATTAAATTAGCTAGGAATCCGCCCGATGGTTTAGTCTCCCGGTTTCGATTCCAATTCAAATTGACTAAAATCTCCCCGAGTTTAGTGGTCGTTTTGACCAAATTAATAGTCTCGCCTTTTTTCTTAAGCTCGATTTTAGTGAGATTTATCTTCGGAGAACCTGTTGCTTGGGAATTAAGGTTTTTTTCGGGGTTATCTGTTTCCCTAGGATTTAAGGATTGTTGCGGATTATCTGTTTCCTTAGAAGTAATCTTGGTTTGTTTGGGCTGTTCGTTGACCTCAATTCCAAAGTTTTGGCATAGAGCGGCTAAACCGCCGTTAAAACCGCTGCCAATAGCATTAAATTTCCATTCTCCATTATGCCTGTAAAGCTCACCCAGAACCAGTGCATTTTCCACTGTCAGACCGTTGCCTAGATTCAGTTTACATATTTCAGTGTTATTAACACCATTTAAGATTTTAATATGCAAATCCCATATTTGCCCAAAGTTTTGTTTCCTTACTAAGGCATCATAAATTGTAACACTGAAGGCAATTCTCTGGA encodes the following:
- a CDS encoding TerD family protein, translating into MPIEVVKGQKTEITKTNPGLKAIVIDLEWKVPMGMEVDASAFLLGANGKVPKDEDFVFYSNPKDRSNSVLYVDQDSANKQLKINLNTIPSEIQRIAFSVTIYDALVRKQNFGQIWDLHIKILNGVNNTEICKLNLGNGLTVENALVLGELYRHNGEWKFNAIGSGFNGGLAALCQNFGIEVNEQPKQTKITSKETDNPQQSLNPRETDNPEKNLNSQATGSPKINLTKIELKKKGETINLVKTTTKLGEILVNLNWNRNRETKPSGGFLANLMGSGAKSIDLDLGCLYELKDGTIGVVQALGNSFGKLNKPPYVALDGDDRTGAVSRGENLRINGNELAKIKRILVYTFIYEGIADWSQADGVVTLKQPNGPDIVVALDEYSTAQRMCAIALIENVNDQTLSVKRLVQFFKGHRDLDQEFHWGLRWQAGHK